A region from the Geotrypetes seraphini chromosome 10, aGeoSer1.1, whole genome shotgun sequence genome encodes:
- the LOC117368064 gene encoding c-Myc-binding protein-like, producing MAHYKAADSKREQFRRYLEKAGALDTLTKVLVALYEEPEEPNNALDFLKHHLGASGPETPDVEILRLELAELKQKYELILEENRELKTRLAEYDPSTEDKHAE from the coding sequence ATGGCGCACTACAAGGCTGCCGATTCAAAAAGGGAACAATTTAGAAGATACTTGGAAAAGGCAGGTGCACTTGATACCCTCACCAAAGTTTTGGTGGCCTTGTATGAAGAGCCAGAAGAACCAAACAATGCGCTGGACTTTCTGAAACACCATTTAGGAGCTTCTGGTCCTGAGACGCCAGATGTGGAGATTCTTCGGCTGGAGTTGGCAGAACTCAAACAGAAATATGAACTTATATTGGAAGAAAACAGAGAGCTTAAGACAAGGCTTGCTGAGTATGACCCATCTACAGAAGACAAGCACGCTGAGTAA